The Epinephelus moara isolate mb chromosome 21, YSFRI_EMoa_1.0, whole genome shotgun sequence DNA window CTGACCTTGAACAATGACCTTGATAATGcagctgctttctgctgttttaaGAATACTGGAATTTGAATCACATCCTGAAGGCACTGGTGACAACCTGAAATGTGAAGTTGAACTTTGGGACTGTTCAGGAGATTTTAAGTAAGTTAAATGCTGAGATATTACCCTGCCCCATCTTGTGGTACTTAACCCCATTACTTTCCAtaattggttttgtttttagtgtGTAATTCTCAGATGGAAATATACAATATATTCTCTTTACACAGATTTGAGTCATGCTGGCCTGCACTGATGAAGGACTCCAGCGGTGTGGTGATCATTTTTAATCCTGATGTCCCGAGTCACCTCAAAGAAATAGAGACGTGGCATTCGATGTTCATCTCCTCTCAAGGTCTGCAGGACAGCCAGTGTTTACTCATGGCTCACCACAAGCCTGGTAGTGGAGTGGAAGATGGACGGCTGCCTTTAGGTATTCTTACTGCAGGCCTCCCAAAGCTGTTGCATGagttattattttgatttcTGGGCTAACTTGTTCATTCTTTTTGATGCAGCCTCACATTTAGGCAGACTGCCACTTATTCACTCCAACCTGGAGGACGAGCCGGAGGATGTGAGGCAAGCCTTCCACAGATACTTGGAAAATGTTGTGAGGACAATGTCGGAGAGTCGAGAGCGAGAGGAGATGTCCATCATTACATAGCACCAAAATCTATGAAATATGCAGCTTATTGAATAAATATGTTGTTGGCATTGGCAGTCTCTGTGGAAGTGACATTCATGGACACTTCGGTTTTTCTAAAGTTATGAATTATACATCTCTGCTGTCATTCAGCCGTGCATGAAATCTTTCAAAACCCTTTGCAAACTTTCTAGCAAAGTATTATTCAACAGTTAGGTGTTTTCGTTCTGTTCTGGTTTCttatattttgtcttttgtgaATACAATATGACCTAACTCACTCTAGAAATGAACACCCAAGAGACACCAAATACATTTCTCTGACTGAAgtcattgtttatttgaaaattTGGTGCAAAGTTGTTGAGAATGTGACAATTAAGTGCAAAAGGAGAAAGGCAGTACAATATTTAGACATCATATCCGACAATGCCTCCTTTGCCAATGCACTCTCCGATGTAGAACCACATCAGCACCTCAGTGGTCACGAGTCCGTTCCTTAAGGCatcctacaaaacaaaaacaaccaaaatccAATTTCACTGAAGAAAATTGCTTTCATGTCAGTCCATAGAGTTAAATAACGAGTTATGGTAAATAAGGCCTGAGAATGTGACATGAAAGAGTAAATGTGGAGTGCAAACATTAGTCCCTTCTCACGCATACAAATAACCACCACCAGTCACAGACAATActatgaatacacacacacacacacacacatatcatatCATAAATATTTCATTGCATTCAATGTATATAAAGACATCTTTGCACAAATAACTTGTCTTTGTTATTCTGGAGTGTTTTTCCACTGAACTGACTGAGATGGCATTTACTCATCCTACCAGTTTACTCATGTAGCCCCACAGTTTACTTTGGTTTTCTATTATATGAAGATAAACTCAAATGAATGACTGATATATACAACACACTGAGGACTGGACATCTGAGCCAAGGGGCCAAAGGGACACACAACGTCAGATGTATCTAGAACAGTGGtatccaactggtccagccacacaGCCCA harbors:
- the ift22 gene encoding intraflagellar transport protein 22 homolog — protein: MFKAKILFIGPNESGKTVLANFLSDTPENVGGEYRPTQGVRILEFESHPEGTGDNLKCEVELWDCSGDFKFESCWPALMKDSSGVVIIFNPDVPSHLKEIETWHSMFISSQGLQDSQCLLMAHHKPGSGVEDGRLPLASHLGRLPLIHSNLEDEPEDVRQAFHRYLENVVRTMSESREREEMSIIT